One Xiphophorus couchianus chromosome 1, X_couchianus-1.0, whole genome shotgun sequence genomic region harbors:
- the ogfr gene encoding opioid growth factor receptor, with protein MEDDYVCEYDSTWDTESDGDDPAGESQSRRSNQDKNKSSWAIWHHTPRNMRAAKDMQNYRRGYPNLTDDDCSEDKMNNLQFYLNKFPSAPDDIYIESFLKEWKNDYKKLERVHSYIQWLFPLREPGVNYMASELTKKEIEAFKKNEDAKRRLVEAYELMLGFYGIRLVNKETGEVKRAENWKERFGNLERNMHNNLRITRILKSLGELGFKHYQAPLVRFFLEETLVKKTLSNVKRSVLDYFLFAVLEKQERQDLVRFAYHHYEPKDKFVWCPRKIQKQLRKGSRNFDVGNGDDVLHSKKDGEAAVQQKEDGMNNVTKTPEGSDKIKDKSKQVEESDEPPAETETVGNGNVETGSNIENMSNGNEFPNDDDDDIDEMDQSPSLDCDIRKKEATADSEEKSTSNAKDGQDLDVMLTGAGGEPEKPPKKKREDDEVPPNNDPATAAAGLVQEKAAPNKATGQTSSSVHTPLKSSKHSPSLSSEREEKIPRTDFIQPSDQKEDEMENSSASNGMQSSKDVEGQSNGTESEDVPMDSTPSSSNHNEGAS; from the exons atggaagacgACTATGTGTGTGAATACGACTCGACATGGGACACAGAGAGCGATGGAGACGACCCGGCCGGAGAGAGCCAGAGCCGTCGGTcaaatcaagacaaaaacaagTCTTCCTGGGCTATT tggcATCACACACCCAGAAATATGAGGGCAGCAAAAGACATGCAGAATTACAGAAGAGGATATCCT AATCTAACAGATGATGATTGCTCAGAAGACAAAATGAACAACCTACAGTTCTATCTAAACAAGTTTCCATCTGCTCCTGATG ATATCTATATTGAGTCCTTTCTTAAGGAATGGAAAAACGACTACAAAAAATTGGAGAGGGTTCACTCTTACATTCAGTG GCTGTTTCCACTGCGAGAACCAGGGGTTAATTATATGGCTTCAGAACTCACCAAGAAGGAAATTGAG GCTTTCAAGAAGAATGAGGATGCCAAAAGGAGGCTGGTGGAGGCATATGAACTCATGTTGGGTTTCTATGGCATACGTCTTGTCAACAAAGAGACGGGGGAAGTGAAGCGTGCAGAAAATTGGAAGGAACGTTTTGGAAACCTGGAGAG AAATATGCACAACAACCTCCGAATAACTCGCATCCTGAAAAGCCTCGGGGAGCTTGGCTTCAAGCACTACCAGGCTCCGCTTGTGCGCTTCTTCCTGGAAGAGACTCTGGTCAAGAAGACGCTGAGTAACGTTAAGCGCAGCGTGTTGGACTACTTCCTGTTCGCCGTGCTGGAAAAGCAGGAACGCCAGGATCTTGTGCGCTTTGCTTACCATCACTACGAGCCAAAGGACAAGTTTGTGTGGTGTCCCAGAAAGATCCAGAAACAATTGAGAAAGGGCTCCAGAAATTTTGACGTCGGGAATGGAGACGATGTCTTGCACAGTAAAAAAGACGGGGAAGCAGCAGTGCAGCAGAAAGAAGATGGGATGAATAATGTTACTAAGACTCCGGAAGGAAGtgataaaattaaagacaaGAGCAAACAGGTGGAGGAGTCTGATGAGCCACCAGCAGAAACAGAGACTGTCGGGAACGGAAACGTGGAAACGGGGTCCAATATTGAAAATATGAGCAATGGAAATGAATTTccaaatgatgatgatgacgacaTCGATGAAATGGATCAGTCCCCCAGTCTAGACTGCGACATCAGAAAGAAGGAGGCCACTGCAGACAGTGAAGAGAAATCTACCAGCAACGCCAAGGACGGTCAAGATCTGGACGTCATGCTAACCGGTGCGGGTGGAGAGCCCGAAAAacctccaaaaaagaaaagggaagacGACGAGGTTCCGCCTAACAACGATCCTGCAACTGCTGCCGCCGGCCTGGTGCAGGAAAAGGCTGCTCCTAATAAAGCTACAGGTCAAACAAGCTCTTCAGTTCACACTCCTCTTAAGAGCTCAAAACACTCACCCTCTCTGTCTTCTGAAAGGGAGGAAAAGATCCCAAGGACGGATTTTATTCAACCGTCGGATCAAAAAGAAGACGAGATGGAAAATAGTTCAGCTTCAAATGGAATGCAGAGCAGCAAAGACGTAGAAGGACAGAGCAACGGGACGGAGTCGGAGGACGTTCCCATGGATTCAACCCCCTCAAGCTCCAATCACAATGAGGGAGCCTCATGA